The Malus sylvestris chromosome 12, drMalSylv7.2, whole genome shotgun sequence genome contains a region encoding:
- the LOC126592919 gene encoding dihydrofolate reductase-like produces MGSQKKMKILCLHGFRTSGSFLKNQITTKWPSIASQFDMDFPDGIFPAAGKSDIEGIYPPPYYEWFQFDKDFTEYTNLEECITYVCDYITTKGPFDGLLGFSQGATLSGLLLGYQAQGKVLKDHPPFKFCISISGAMFRDPSICDIAYKDPIKAKSVHFIGAKDWLRRPSEDFATAFDNPLIIRHPYGHTVPRLDDAATEQLCGWTKTISECNNTENGDAKEKHNRTDSVITESKIQNKKTSTAVDIKTTERQVEAVEATYA; encoded by the exons ATGGGAAgccagaagaagatgaagatactTTGCCTCCATGGATTTAGAACCAGCGgcagctttctcaaaaaccaaattaccaCCAAATGGCCTTCTATCGCCTCTCAATTTGACATG GATTTTCCCGATGGTATATTTCCTGCTGCTGGAAAATCTGACATTGAAGGCATCTACCCACCACCTTATTACGAGTGGTTTCAATTTGACAAG GACTTCACAGAGTACACAAACTTGGAAGAATGCATCACTTATGTATGCGACTACATAACAACTAAGGGCCCTTTTGATGGTCTGCTTGGGTTTTCTCAG GGTGCGACGCTATCAGGACTCCTGTTGGGCTACCAAGCTCAG GGTAAGGTTTTGAAGGATCATCCACCTTTCAAGTTTTGTATATCAATATCAGGAGCAATGTTCAGAGATCCCAGCATATGTGACATTGCCTACAAAGACCCTATCAAGGCCAAATCTGTTCACTTCATAGGAGCTAAAGACTGGTTAAGACGACCTTCGGAGGATTTTGCCACTGCATTTGATAACCCACTCATCATAAGGCACCCATACGGCCATACTGTCCCAAGGCTAG ATGATGCAGCAACTGAGCAACTATGTGGTTGGACTAAAACAATCAGTGAATGCAATAATACTGAGAATGGAGATGCCAAAGAAAAACATAACAGAACAGATTCAGTGATTACAGAAAGTAAGAtccaaaacaagaaaacaagcacTGCAGTTGACATAAAAACAACTGAGAGACAAGTCGAGGCTGTGGAGGCAACCTACGCATGA
- the LOC126592918 gene encoding ubiquitin-conjugating enzyme E2 22-like, with amino-acid sequence MATNENLPPNVIKQLAKELKSLDESPPEGIQVGLNDDDFSIIYADIEGPAGTPYENGVFHMKLLLSRDFPHSPPKGYFLTKIFHPNIATNGEICVNTLKKDWNPSLGLRHVLIVVRCLLIEPFPESALNEQAGKMLLENYEEYARHARLYTGIHAKPKHKFKTGAISESTTALNVDQTNTLTLNADQKNTAPGAALLVISASPSLLAPSTVTTRGNGQDQAPVVAPMETGVGGSATTVRKEGGLTKAQVEKKKIDARKKSLKRL; translated from the exons atg GCTACGAATGAAAATCTCCCACCAAATGTAATTAAGCAACTTGCGAAGGAATTGAAGAGTCTTGATGAATCCCCTCCTGAAGGCATTCAAGTTGGGCTTAACGATGATGATTTTTCAATCATATATGCTGATATTGAAGGGCCAG CTGGCACTCCTTATGAGAATGGTGTTTTCCACATGAAGTTGTTATTGTCTAGGGACTTTCCGCACTCTCCTCCTAAAG GCTACTTCCTGACGAAGATTTTCCATCCAAACATTGCGACTAACGGTGAGATTTGTGTCAACACCTTGAAAAAGGATTGGAATCCAAGTCTTGGATTACGACATGTTCTGATT GTAGTTAGATGTCTATTGATTGAACCATTTCCAGAATCAGCTTTGAATGAACAGGCAGGCAAGATGCTCCTTGAAAATTATGAGGAGTATGCAAGACATGCAAG GCTTTATACTGGAATCCATGCTAAGCCAAAACACAAGTTTAAAACAGGAGCTATTTCAGAGTCGACAACTGCACTGAACGTTGATCAAACTAACACTTTGACACTTAATGCTGATCAAAAGAACACAGCACCCGGTGCTGCTTTGCTGGTGATCTCTGCATCCCCATCACTACTGGCACCTAGCACAGTCACCACTAGAGGAAATGGTCAGGATCAGGCACCCGTTGTAGCTCCAATGGAGACGGGAGTAGGTGGGTCTGCTACTACGGTGAGGAAGGAAGGTGGATTGACAAAAGCGCAggtagaaaagaagaaaatagatgCGAGAAAGAAGAGTTTGAAGAGATTATGA